The proteins below are encoded in one region of Mycobacterium pseudokansasii:
- a CDS encoding glycosyltransferase family 2 protein, whose protein sequence is MTSHYSDVWIVIPAFNEAAVIGDVIADVRSVFDHVVCVDDGSTDGTGDIALRAGAHLVRHPVNLGQGAAIQTGVEYARSQPGAQVFATFDADGQHRVKDVAAMIDRLSAADVDVVIGTRFGGSVTNRPPLLKRLVLQTAARLSRRGRRLGLTDTNNGLRVFNKTVADGLNFTMSGMSHATEFIMLIAENHWRVAEEPVEVLYTEYSKSKGQPLLNGVNIIFDGFLRGRIRR, encoded by the coding sequence ATGACCTCGCATTACTCCGACGTCTGGATCGTCATCCCCGCCTTCAACGAAGCCGCTGTGATCGGCGACGTAATTGCCGACGTGCGGTCAGTCTTCGACCACGTCGTCTGCGTGGACGACGGCAGCACCGACGGCACCGGTGACATCGCCCTGAGGGCCGGCGCCCACCTGGTGCGCCATCCGGTCAACCTGGGCCAGGGCGCGGCCATCCAGACCGGCGTCGAGTACGCCCGCAGCCAGCCCGGTGCTCAGGTGTTCGCCACGTTCGACGCCGACGGTCAGCACCGCGTCAAGGACGTGGCCGCCATGATCGACCGGCTGTCCGCCGCTGACGTGGACGTGGTGATCGGGACCCGGTTCGGCGGCTCCGTCACCAACCGTCCACCGCTGCTGAAGCGACTCGTGCTGCAGACCGCGGCGCGGTTGAGCCGACGAGGACGCCGCCTCGGCCTGACCGATACCAACAACGGACTGCGGGTGTTCAACAAGACGGTGGCCGACGGCCTGAACTTCACCATGAGCGGCATGAGCCACGCCACCGAGTTCATCATGTTGATCGCCGAAAACCATTGGCGGGTAGCCGAAGAACCCGTCGAGGTGCTCTATACCGAGTATTCGAAGTCCAAGGGCCAGCCGCTGCTCAACGGCGTCAACATCATTTTCGACGGGTTCTTGCGAGGAAGGATACGGCGTTGA
- a CDS encoding BTAD domain-containing putative transcriptional regulator, giving the protein MSVEFCLLGDVAVHVDGQRLDIGHARQRCVLVALLADVNHPIAVDHLVDHVWSDHPPHHARNSLAGYVSRLRNLFSDTQGVALAREPGGYVLSADPMSVDLHRFRHVVRQARGCQEPPQAADLFERALGIWRGEPFPALDTPWINNLRSTLLSERLAVVLDRNDVALRVGRHSEVLVELTAAHAAHPLDERLAGQLMLAQYRSGRQADALDTYRQMRQRLADELGVDPGASLDQVHQQILSGDEQPPGRAPTPHLVVPDRPHSALLRRATSFVGHKHEVARVIESLAEGPLVTLTGVGGVGKTRLALEVARREQDRFSEGVAICELAPLEHGAAVSHTIATALHLQQQQGLGIEESVIEYLRAREVLLVADNCEHVVEAVAKLLTRIIQHCPKVSVLATSRQPLAIDGERIVVVPPLTVEDATHLFADRARAGRPDFHLQDQPEGAVAEICRLVDCLPLAVELAAARMRMMSSTDVIRRLDTLGVLRGGARGSLPRQQSMSAAIDWSYQLLTQAEQTLFVRLSVFAGSFDLDAAHGVCGFDGDVAEDTLDLLAGLVDKSMVVVRSVTDRTRYGILETLRAFGREHLREAGLTDTYAARHAAYYTELAERAATGLHDSQEQEWVERMMPDYDNLRAAFERAMADTDTDLALRLVAALPELLGLRIGYEMAEWAERLITVTQPEHPLFATAVGVAARGAWAHGDYAHARSLAELARGRTPGPGTARVAYPGDVLADVIFFEGDSQWALDYWEGEVTHARADADPIRLVWTLYEVAICSGALGKPDYGLPAAQEAVTLADSTGNPTARSMAYFAHGYLLKRSEPARATALFDQAAQLAAAVQNFWHSGTALMSAAATRAVHGDPIEAARMFIEVLDHWDRVGDWFEQGAALRYITRLLVRLGADDDAAFLHCAFVRAGMPSPLREEQLEILVDRLGANRFEAHRVSVGDSAAMVARARSSLHRFVTPPALCADQR; this is encoded by the coding sequence ATGTCAGTCGAGTTCTGTTTGCTCGGCGACGTCGCGGTGCACGTCGACGGGCAGCGGCTCGACATCGGTCACGCGAGGCAGCGGTGCGTACTGGTCGCGTTGCTGGCCGACGTCAATCACCCCATTGCGGTGGACCACCTGGTTGATCACGTCTGGTCGGATCATCCGCCGCACCACGCTCGAAACTCGTTGGCCGGATACGTGTCTCGACTGCGGAATCTGTTCTCGGACACCCAGGGTGTGGCGCTTGCCCGCGAGCCGGGCGGATATGTGCTGAGCGCCGACCCAATGTCGGTGGACCTGCATCGGTTCCGGCATGTGGTACGTCAAGCCCGGGGCTGCCAGGAGCCGCCGCAAGCCGCAGACCTGTTCGAACGCGCCCTGGGCATCTGGCGTGGCGAGCCGTTTCCCGCGCTCGACACACCATGGATCAACAACCTGCGCAGCACTCTGCTGAGCGAGCGGCTGGCCGTGGTGCTGGACCGCAACGACGTCGCACTCCGCGTCGGACGCCACAGCGAGGTGCTGGTGGAACTCACCGCGGCGCATGCCGCTCATCCGCTCGATGAACGCCTGGCCGGACAGCTGATGCTGGCCCAGTACCGCAGTGGCCGACAGGCGGATGCGCTGGACACCTACCGACAGATGCGGCAGCGACTTGCCGACGAGCTGGGCGTGGATCCCGGCGCGTCGCTGGACCAGGTGCATCAGCAAATTCTTTCCGGCGACGAGCAACCGCCGGGCCGCGCGCCGACGCCCCACCTGGTGGTGCCGGATCGGCCGCATTCGGCGCTGCTGCGACGAGCGACCAGCTTCGTGGGCCACAAACACGAAGTGGCGCGCGTGATCGAGTCGCTGGCCGAAGGCCCGCTGGTGACGTTGACCGGAGTCGGCGGTGTCGGCAAGACTCGGCTTGCGTTGGAGGTCGCGCGGCGCGAGCAAGACCGTTTCAGTGAGGGTGTAGCCATCTGCGAACTGGCGCCGCTCGAACATGGCGCAGCGGTCAGCCACACCATTGCGACAGCCTTGCATCTGCAGCAACAGCAGGGGTTGGGCATCGAAGAATCGGTGATCGAATACCTGCGCGCCCGCGAAGTACTTCTGGTCGCCGACAACTGCGAGCATGTCGTGGAAGCGGTCGCCAAACTGCTGACGCGGATCATCCAGCACTGCCCGAAAGTGTCGGTGCTGGCCACCAGTCGCCAACCACTTGCGATCGACGGCGAGCGGATTGTGGTCGTCCCACCGTTGACCGTCGAGGACGCCACCCACTTGTTTGCCGACAGAGCCCGAGCGGGCCGGCCGGATTTTCATCTGCAAGATCAGCCGGAAGGCGCGGTGGCGGAGATCTGCCGGCTGGTGGATTGTCTACCGCTGGCAGTGGAGCTGGCGGCGGCCCGCATGCGGATGATGAGCAGCACCGACGTCATACGGCGTCTGGACACCCTTGGTGTGTTGCGCGGCGGCGCGCGGGGTAGCCTGCCGCGCCAGCAAAGCATGTCCGCCGCGATCGACTGGTCGTATCAGCTACTCACCCAGGCTGAACAAACGCTGTTTGTGCGGCTCTCCGTCTTCGCCGGGAGCTTCGACCTGGATGCCGCGCACGGCGTGTGCGGCTTCGACGGCGACGTCGCAGAGGACACGCTAGACCTACTCGCCGGTCTGGTCGACAAGTCGATGGTGGTGGTGCGCAGCGTCACCGACCGGACTCGCTACGGCATCCTGGAAACCCTTCGGGCCTTCGGCCGCGAGCACCTGCGCGAGGCCGGACTCACCGATACATATGCCGCCCGACATGCGGCTTACTACACCGAACTGGCCGAGCGCGCCGCAACCGGACTGCACGATAGCCAGGAGCAAGAGTGGGTCGAGCGGATGATGCCGGACTACGACAACCTTCGCGCCGCGTTCGAGCGCGCGATGGCCGACACCGACACCGACCTTGCCCTTCGTCTGGTAGCGGCATTACCCGAGCTTCTCGGGCTGCGCATTGGCTACGAAATGGCCGAGTGGGCCGAACGCCTGATCACGGTCACCCAACCCGAGCATCCGTTGTTCGCCACGGCCGTCGGGGTGGCGGCACGCGGCGCCTGGGCCCACGGCGACTATGCCCATGCGCGGTCGCTGGCCGAGCTCGCCCGGGGGCGGACGCCCGGCCCCGGTACCGCACGGGTGGCCTACCCGGGAGATGTGCTCGCCGACGTCATCTTCTTTGAGGGCGATTCGCAGTGGGCCCTGGATTACTGGGAAGGCGAGGTGACCCACGCCCGCGCTGATGCCGACCCGATCCGGCTGGTGTGGACGCTGTACGAGGTTGCGATCTGTTCGGGCGCGCTGGGCAAACCGGACTACGGCCTGCCCGCCGCGCAGGAGGCGGTGACGCTAGCCGACAGCACCGGCAACCCGACAGCACGGTCGATGGCCTACTTTGCCCATGGCTACCTGCTCAAGAGGTCGGAGCCGGCGCGCGCGACGGCCCTCTTCGACCAGGCGGCGCAGCTGGCCGCGGCGGTGCAGAACTTCTGGCATAGCGGCACCGCATTGATGTCGGCCGCAGCGACCCGCGCCGTACACGGTGATCCCATCGAGGCGGCGCGGATGTTCATCGAGGTGCTCGACCACTGGGACCGGGTCGGTGACTGGTTCGAGCAAGGGGCGGCGCTGCGGTACATCACCCGGTTGTTGGTCCGTTTGGGCGCCGACGATGATGCCGCCTTCCTCCACTGCGCGTTTGTCAGGGCGGGCATGCCGTCGCCGTTGCGCGAAGA
- a CDS encoding DUF2304 domain-containing protein produces MNWIQVLLIGSIVVLLVYLLRSRRSARSRAWVKVGYVLFVLGGVYAVLRPDDTTVVAHWFGVRRGTDLMLYALIMAFSFTTLSTYMRFKDLELRYARLARAVALEGAQAPQA; encoded by the coding sequence TTGAACTGGATCCAGGTGTTGCTGATCGGGTCGATCGTCGTCCTGCTGGTGTATCTGCTGCGGTCGCGCCGCAGCGCGCGCTCGCGGGCGTGGGTCAAGGTGGGGTACGTGTTGTTCGTGCTGGGCGGCGTCTACGCGGTGCTGCGGCCGGACGACACCACGGTGGTCGCACACTGGTTCGGGGTGCGCCGCGGCACCGACCTGATGCTCTACGCGCTGATCATGGCGTTCAGTTTCACCACCCTGAGCACCTACATGCGGTTCAAGGACCTGGAGTTGCGCTACGCACGGTTGGCCCGGGCGGTCGCGCTCGAGGGCGCTCAAGCGCCGCAGGCATGA